In a single window of the Haloplasma contractile SSD-17B genome:
- a CDS encoding Abi family protein: protein MNLEIIIKNYKEQGIIIKDEIEFKKWLTIKGIKRYSKVIDILQQHTGNITDEHIYDLYRYDIRLRRNIIYYLTMLEVYMRAFINNRYENESLSKSNVELFLRSILETGNDKYLKESINDCMKILKKTKRHETSFFDIIEESTMYLPINLILCLDIRIINTIFDSNYSDYTIIEMNLNAIKELRNKTFHHNILLNTELKECQPKKDLGNSLRENLTNLLYMLPRTYREGFKNAINNCIKDKHKGKLRIPENLRVII from the coding sequence ATGAACTTAGAAATTATTATAAAAAATTATAAAGAGCAAGGAATAATAATTAAGGATGAAATAGAATTTAAAAAATGGCTTACTATAAAGGGGATTAAACGATATTCAAAGGTTATAGATATTTTACAACAACACACAGGTAACATAACTGATGAACATATCTATGATTTATATCGTTATGATATACGATTAAGAAGAAATATTATTTACTATTTAACCATGCTTGAAGTATATATGAGGGCGTTTATAAATAATCGTTATGAAAATGAGTCATTGTCTAAAAGTAACGTAGAGTTATTCTTAAGGAGTATACTTGAAACTGGTAATGATAAATATTTAAAAGAATCGATCAATGATTGCATGAAAATTTTAAAAAAAACAAAAAGACATGAGACATCTTTTTTCGATATTATAGAGGAATCTACTATGTATTTACCGATTAATCTGATTCTCTGTTTAGATATACGGATTATTAATACTATATTTGATTCAAATTATAGTGATTATACCATAATTGAAATGAATTTAAATGCTATTAAAGAACTGAGAAATAAGACTTTTCATCATAATATATTGCTAAATACAGAACTCAAGGAATGTCAGCCTAAAAAAGATTTAGGTAATAGTCTAAGGGAGAATTTAACTAATTTATTATATATGTTACCAAGAACGTATAGAGAAGGATTTAAAAATGCAATAAATAATTGTATTAAAGATAAACATAAAGGAAAGCTTCGTATACCAGAAAACTTAAGGGTAATTATTTAA
- a CDS encoding nucleotidyltransferase family protein — protein MTWEGFPINSKCQRVSKKNSKESRLRALKIISEIRKELKEKYKFIHKLVGSATRNTIVKDPDNHYDLDFQLILTHNSKNELDDPTAIKKDFLKAINKFKKLNEKVEDSTTAITLRHRKNNKNVYSIDFVIIKGLNNPSEIIRRNGNNLYTWNQLKDYNSVFNKFNIMTAEQKEDVCNNYIIPRKCKVKKKPASEQISSTEIFIQEINNYT, from the coding sequence ATGACATGGGAGGGGTTTCCTATTAACTCAAAATGCCAGAGGGTAAGTAAAAAGAATAGTAAAGAATCTAGATTAAGGGCACTAAAAATAATCAGTGAAATTAGAAAGGAACTTAAAGAAAAATATAAATTTATACACAAGTTAGTAGGATCTGCAACAAGAAATACAATTGTAAAGGATCCAGACAACCATTATGATTTAGACTTTCAGTTAATATTAACACATAATAGTAAAAATGAATTAGATGATCCTACAGCAATAAAAAAGGATTTTTTAAAAGCGATTAATAAATTTAAAAAACTTAATGAAAAAGTAGAAGACTCCACTACTGCAATAACACTAAGACATAGAAAGAATAATAAGAATGTTTATTCAATAGATTTTGTTATTATAAAAGGATTAAATAATCCGAGTGAAATTATTAGAAGGAATGGTAATAATCTGTACACATGGAATCAGTTAAAAGACTATAACTCTGTGTTTAATAAATTTAATATAATGACCGCAGAACAGAAGGAAGATGTTTGTAATAATTATATTATTCCCAGAAAATGTAAAGTAAAAAAGAAACCAGCTAGTGAGCAAATATCATCAACTGAAATTTTTATACAAGAAATTAATAACTACACGTAA
- a CDS encoding DUF2075 domain-containing protein has translation MNKIKTYKFEEDTIKNIEKFKQGKNWPVVYILEDGKEAYVGETINAFNRSKEHYKNSDRKKLNNIHIISDNEFNKSATLDLESSLIEYMSADGIFKLQNSNKGLINHNYYEREKYQAKLEILWDQLKDKNLAKNSLIQIRNFDLFKFSPYKSLSLDQESTANAIIGVIDLQENSTHLISGGPGTGKTILALYLVKLMKSLDNTKNLEVGLVIPMTSLRQTLKRVFKSINGLKAKMVIGPSDVVKQKYDVLIVDEAHRLKRRKNITNYGSFDNNNRKLGINIHEGTELDWIQLQSDHQILFYDQNQSVKPSDIPQERFSQLKEQYGTIEHFLSSQMRVLGGEDYINYIDNILNFNQTEFETFNDYDVKLYKDIKVMHNDIKELEKQYGLCRLVAGIAWEWKKDDSEYDFIINGVKLKWNTEAKDWVNSENSINEVGCIHTIQGYDLNYAGVIIGPELSYDKHNNKLVIHEEKYLDTKGKSAIEDKSELVAYIKNIYKTLLTRGIKGTYIYVVDEDLRDYLSSFFEIV, from the coding sequence TGGCCAGTTGTATATATCTTAGAAGATGGTAAAGAGGCGTACGTTGGAGAAACGATTAATGCTTTTAACAGGAGTAAAGAACATTATAAGAATAGTGATAGAAAAAAATTGAATAACATCCACATAATATCTGACAATGAGTTTAATAAATCGGCAACTTTAGATTTGGAATCATCATTAATTGAGTACATGTCTGCTGATGGTATTTTTAAACTTCAAAATAGCAATAAGGGTTTAATCAATCATAATTATTATGAACGGGAAAAGTATCAGGCTAAGCTAGAGATTCTCTGGGATCAACTAAAAGATAAAAATCTTGCCAAAAATAGTCTGATTCAAATTAGAAACTTTGACCTATTTAAGTTTTCCCCATATAAGTCTTTAAGTTTAGATCAGGAAAGCACCGCTAATGCTATAATTGGTGTGATCGACTTACAAGAAAATAGTACACACCTTATCTCTGGAGGCCCTGGTACAGGAAAGACAATCCTAGCTCTATATTTAGTTAAGTTAATGAAATCATTAGATAACACTAAAAACTTAGAAGTAGGACTAGTGATTCCGATGACATCATTACGCCAAACATTAAAGCGAGTATTCAAATCAATTAATGGACTAAAAGCAAAAATGGTAATAGGTCCTAGTGATGTAGTTAAGCAAAAATATGATGTATTAATAGTAGACGAGGCGCATCGACTTAAGCGAAGAAAAAATATAACAAACTATGGATCATTTGATAATAATAATAGGAAATTAGGTATAAATATACATGAAGGTACAGAACTAGATTGGATTCAACTACAATCAGACCATCAAATACTGTTTTATGATCAAAACCAGAGTGTAAAACCATCTGATATTCCACAAGAAAGGTTTTCACAACTGAAGGAACAGTATGGAACCATAGAACATTTCTTATCATCGCAAATGAGAGTATTAGGTGGGGAAGATTACATCAATTATATAGATAATATCCTTAACTTTAATCAAACCGAATTTGAAACATTTAATGATTACGATGTTAAACTGTATAAGGATATTAAGGTTATGCACAATGATATAAAAGAATTAGAAAAGCAGTATGGTCTATGTAGATTAGTTGCAGGAATTGCATGGGAATGGAAAAAAGATGATTCAGAGTATGATTTCATTATTAATGGTGTTAAGTTAAAATGGAATACTGAAGCAAAGGACTGGGTTAACTCTGAAAACTCAATCAATGAAGTTGGATGCATACATACTATACAAGGTTATGATTTAAATTATGCTGGTGTAATAATAGGTCCAGAACTGTCTTATGATAAGCATAATAATAAGTTAGTGATCCATGAAGAAAAATACCTGGACACAAAAGGTAAAAGTGCAATAGAAGATAAAAGCGAATTAGTTGCGTACATTAAAAATATTTATAAGACATTACTAACTCGGGGGATCAAAGGAACTTATATTTATGTCGTAGATGAGGACTTGAGAGATTATCTCTCTAGTTTTTTTGAAATTGTGTAA